In a genomic window of Glycine max cultivar Williams 82 chromosome 13, Glycine_max_v4.0, whole genome shotgun sequence:
- the HSF-27 gene encoding heat stress transcription factor 27 codes for MADNYNVLELNIGLGNNNNSKVGGHAGQSPRQRCPAPFLLKTYELLEELSENEKDSTKIVSWNAEGTGFVVWSPAEFSELTLPRYFKHNNFSSFIRQLNTYGFKKISSKKWEFKHEKFQRGCRHILGEITRKKCEPSVFPAYLKSSSEENNATSSMEENNDHHQLLMEENKNLKKERLELQMQIDECKTLEMKLLECLSQFMDSHQNKVRRLC; via the exons ATGGCTGATAATTATAATGTGTTAGAGCTCAACATTGGTTtaggcaacaacaacaacagcaaagTTGGTGGTCATGCAGGGCAATCACCAAGGCAAAGGTGCCCTGCACCGTTTCTGTTGAAAACGTACGAATTGTTGGAAGAATTAagtgagaatgaaaaagatagcACCAAAATTGTGTCGTGGAATGCAGAAGGAACTGGCTTTGTTGTGTGGTCCCCAGCTGAGTTCTCTGAGCTCACCTTGCCCAGATATTTCAAGCACAACAACTTCTCTAGCTTCATTCGCCAATTGAATACATAT gGATTTAAGAAAATATCCTCCAAAAAATGGGAATTCAAGCACGAGAAATTTCAGAGGGGTTGCAGGCACATACTAGGCGAAATCACGAGGAAAAAGTGCGAGCCAAGTGTGTTTCCTGCATACCTAAAGTCTTCTTCTGAGGAAAATAATGCAACGAGTTCCATGGAAGAAAACAATGATCATCATCAACTACTTATGGAGGAGAACAAGAACCTAAAGAAGGAGAGATTAGAGCTACAAATGCAGATAGATGAATGCAAAACACTTGAAATGAAGTTGTTGGAATGTCTCTCTCAATTTATGGACAGCCACCAAAATAAAGTTAGGAGACTATGttaa
- the LOC100784787 gene encoding thioredoxin family protein, translating into MGGSVRDVKSKGEVDEVVASGSPVILHFWASWCEASKHMDQLFSHLSTDFPNARFLRVEAEEQPEISEAYSVSAVPFFAFCKDGKTFDTLEGADPSSLANKVAKVAGSINPGESASPASLGMAAGASVLETVKELAKDNDSSKEKNQVQPGLSGPLKKRIQQLVDSNPVMLFMKGTPEEPKCGFSRKVVVVLNEERVKFGSFDVLSDSEVREGLKKFSNWPTFPQLYCKGELLGGCDIAIAMHESGELKEVFKDHGIDTTNEAKEKESGNGKGGISKSTDLSTTLSSRLESLVNSSAVMLFMKGKPDEPKCGFSRKVVEILQQENVPFESFDILTDEEVRQGLKVYSNWSSYPQLYIKGELIGGSDIVLEMQKSGELRKNLHEKGILPAETIQDRLKNLIASSPVMLFMKGTPDAPRCGFSSRVADALRQEGLNFGSFDILTDEEVRQGLKVYSNWPTYPQLYYKSELIGGHDIVMELRNNGELKSTLSE; encoded by the exons ATGGGTGGATCAGTGAGGGACGTGAAGTCGAAGGGCGAGGTCGACGAGGTGGTGGCGAGTGGCTCTCCGGTTATCCTCCACTTCTGGGCGTCGTGGTGCGAAGCTTCCAAGCACATGGACCAACTCTTCTCTCACCTTTCCACTGATTTCCCCAACGCCCGCTTCTTAAGG GTCGAGGCCGAAGAGCAACCCGAGATTTCTGAGGCTTACTCCGTCTCCGCTGTTCCTTTCTTTGCCTTCTGCAAG GATGGGAAGACCTTTGATACATTGGAGGGAGCTGATCCGTCAAGCTTAGCCAATAAGGTTGCTAAAGTAGCAGGCTCAATTAACCCTGGAGAATCTGCATCTCCTGCCAGTCTTGGGATGGCTGCAGGGGCTTCTGTTCTTGAAACGGTGAAAGAATTAGCAAAAGACAATGATTCTTCAAAGGAGAAAAATCAAGTTCAACCAGGGCTTAGTGGTCCTCTGAAAAAGAGAATTCAGCAGCTTGTTGACTCTAATCCTGTCATGCTTTTCATGAAAGGAACTCCTGAAGAGCCAAAATGTGGATTTAGCAGGAAAGTTGTTGTTGTGTTGAACGAAGAGAGAGTCAAGTTTGGAAGTTTTGATGTCCTATCAGACTCAGAGGTTCGTGAAGGCTTGAAGAAGTTTTCCAATTGGCCCACATTTCCTCAGCTTTACTGTAAAGGAGAACTTCTTGGTGGGTGTGACATAGCAATTGCTATGCATGAGAGTGGGGAACTGAAGGAAGTTTTTAAAGATCATGGAATTGATACTACTAATGAAGCAAAAGAGAAAGAATCAGGAAACGGCAAAGGTGGCATCTCAAAATCTACTGATTTGAGTACAACCTTATCCTCTCGTCTGGAAAGCCTGGTAAATTCAAGTGCAGTTATGCTGTTTATGAAAGGAAAGCCAGATGAACCTAAGTGTGGTTTCAGTAGGAAGGTAGTTGAAATTCTCCAGCAAGAAAATGTTCCCTTTGAGAGTTTTGACATTCTTACTGATGAAGAAGTTCGTCAAGGGCTTAAGGTTTATTCAAACTGGTCCAGTTATCCTCAACTGTATATCAAGGGTGAGCTTATTGGTGGATCAGATATTGTGTTGGAGATGCAAAAAAGCGGAGAACTTAGGAAGAATTTACACGAGAAAGGGATTCTTCCTGCAGAGACCATTCAAGATCGACTGAAGAATTTGATTGCCTCGTCCCCTGTGATGCTGTTCATGAAGGGTACCCCAGATGCACCAAGATGTGGTTTTAGTTCCAGAGTTGCTGATGCCCTTCGACAAGAGGGCTTGAATTTTGGGTCCTTTGATATATTGACTGATGAGGAAGTGAGACAGGGATTGAAGGTATACTCAAATTGGCCAACCTATCCTCAACTCTACTACAAAAGTGAGCTGATTGGTGGTCATGATATTGTGATGGAGCTGCGAAATAATGGGGAGCTGAAGTCGACTTTATCTGAGTAG